aaaacacatcttgtgctttCCACAGTCTGTCAGGTTTTCAACGGTGTCACTAACATTGGCCATGTTTACACTTGTAAGCGATTTTACAACTTTTGTGTACATATCTGAGCTGAACATATTATATCgttggaaaaaagaaaaacgttgaaacttatggtacaatacaagaaattttgctgtcacttaattgtgttgcttctttggttttcagtatctctcgtctatttaataatgtatttcgttttcttactgttgctgaaattggtaaaagtttATCCCAGAGCTGACTGCTGTGGAATTATGCCAACTTATGaaggaaattttgcattttgtagtTTGCGGCAAATCTGcagtaacatgcaaaataatttgccgCAAATTTTACCTACTCCTGGTAGCTGTCCTGCAAGATGCCACAATTTTCTGTGAAGTTCCTGCACAGTCTTTCATGTACTCTGTAGTTCAAAGGGCTATTGTGCAATCACAGGATTCCACATTTCCAACACAAACTTACTGCAGTTACTGTTTTCAGCATTTCTTGCACTATATATTTGCTCAGTGCAGCTAATGTGTATAATTCGAACGAATCACCTTACAGCAAAGCTGCTGCAACTTGTTGTATTGTTGCACAGTTCCTGCACAAAGCTACCgcacagttactgttttcaTTGCTTCTTGCACCTGTGCGGCAgcaactaatttgcatgagaaaaaATCGCCTTACAGCAGAGCTGCCGCAACCTGCTGTATATTGCTGCACAGTTCCTGCACAAAGCTGCCGCACAGTTactgtttttatcatttcttgCGCCTGTGCGGCAGCAGCTAATTTGCATGCGAAAAAGTCGCCTTACAGTTGAGTTACAGTAATTGTCTGTTGCACTAGTGCCGCACCTGTGCAGGAACACTGTGCAGCAGGctaaaaattttcataagggatTACAATGACAGGATTTATAAGATATTAGCTGGAACTTTTGTCTGTGTTTTATCTGTGTCTTTGTTCTGTAATGAatttcaatgacttgttcaactCCCTGTAacaatgaaatgcaatattcTGCATGTAACAACAATGTGCATCAAGTAACCTTTGTGCTTTTGTTTACCAATGAATTCAAGTCAAGGCTTGCATTCAAATTTGACCTATGTTGATTGGCTAGATACTGAACATCAATCAACCGTGCGGGACGCAAACAAGAAATTATACAGCTGGTGAACAAAACCAATATGTTGACAAAACATAGCTCGTGACACTcagaaaacattttgattttgaccAGAAATTGTAGGAATGCATGGCATAACACGCTGCTAACATATATACAGAACAACCTGAGACTATACAAATATCACAGGGATATTTACTTACCTTTTGCCACTCCAACTTTTAACCTTGCAATTTCTCCAGCTTTCAATCCCATAGCCTTCAAGCTTTCATCGGTCATCAGAGAAACAGTTTCTTTATCCAGCACCTAATTatacaacattttcaattttttaatgtaTAGGGAAAACACATACAATAAGACAGCATTACATTCTACAGAACCTCACATGGTGAACAAAAAAGACAATACTTAGAAACAGGAAAGTTATTTTAGAGGAATTAATAGAGGAATATTCACTGGAGGAAGAAAAATAAGCTTATTTCATCACAGATGATGTCATATTTACTGACCTGTTCCTGTGGAAAGACATGGAAAAGCTCTTCTCCTCTCCTTGTCTCAAACAGGGCTACCAAAAGCTGTGAAGAattgacaagaaaaaaaacaaaattatagaGATCTATATTGGTTTCACTGAGAGCTATAGCCACTCAAATCTTTCCAATAGACAGCCTAGAGCTTCCACAAAAAGCTTGACTGGTATCACTGATGCATATACCTATATCATCAATGAAACTCAACATTGTACAGTGATGGAATATGGCAATGATGACTGGTGCATATGGCTGGGCATTAAACTAGGGTGTGCTTACAGCTGCAGTCACAAAATGATTATGTAATTTGCCATTACAATACATGTAAGTTTATTTGATGAGAATTCAAACCCACAAACCATCACCCCTGAATGATGGTATCGTATGTGCAACCTTTGCCCCTTCCCTACATATTAACCAACTCATTGAATCCTGGCCCTGTTCGGCCATGGAAAAGAATGAGTAGCAGTACTGTATAATATTTTGGAAGGGTGGGTAGATTCATCTAATATCAGAGGAGGTTTAACAGCCAATCCGACGTACATTAACATATATTATACTCCAGTGTCAACGGCTTTGGTGTGAAGAGTCTTGACCCCTCTTCAATTAAAGCATGCACATTTGTCGAAGTAGCTGAAGCGGatagaaatttgagaaaaaaacagcCTTGCCCTTGTCATGGGAGTTGCGGTGATGAAATCGTCCACCGCTGATGCTAAACAGCTGTAATTTGACGCTTCCCTAACCATGAGATGTCTCTCGCTGTTTCCGTAACTTTCACATGAGTGACTCGCTTTATATCGACATTGAACTTAGTTGGTTTCAAACCACTCACTCTATCAAACTCTGCATGCATGGCAACAGCTATATTGGCTACAATATTGTTGTGTGGTTGGGGACACAGTCGGTTGACAACTACCACGTGTACATTCATGTTGCATGCAGGACTCGTGTTTGTGGTGTGCGGCTGTAGCGACTCTCAAACACTCTCATCATCAAATCTCACAATGAAAAAACACAACCCTATGCATACAACCCTGTATTGCTATCCCTGAGTCAAGATCACTGAATATCGATTATACGTTGGTTTAACGTACCTGCTGTAATTCTACAGTTCGTATATTAGCCGCCATGTTGGACTAATAGAAGTTCTAGTTCAGCGACGTTGTGATGGGCAAGACTCCAGAGACTCAGCGGCCGCGGCCTTGATCTGCAATAACACGTAAAACGTTACATGTAACACAAACTATCAGCTTTCACAAAGGCTATTTGAACTTGATATGATTAGAGTTATGTCCATTGAATTGTATTGGTCAACAgcaacacgactaataaacataaacaacgaTACAAACAACAATTAATTTATAAATTATGGGGGTATCACTCGGGGTATCACTGTCCTTTGTCAAAGGCTTTGATCAGTAGGCCCTAAGTTGTTCAAACATGTTAAATGATACCTCAGTAAGGCTCGCGCCAGCTgcattattgcacacatcagCTGACTTATGATGAAATTAACTTATAAATCGCGAAGCTTACTATAAGCCACCGTGATCATGTGAATCATCACTATAAATCGTGAGATAGTCCTACCGTGTTACGGTGATTATAATGTCCAGCGTTGGCGACCATCTTGTCTCTGTGTCATGTGGTGAAAGAAATTATGGGATGGCTaaatcaggtgcagccaacgaacaatgcacttttaaaaaggtccttactatgataagatatattgtgcatgacaaataatgtgaactgactaattttaaatcaagagggtaattaattagctgttcataatttgccctcccacagaaaatttttcgacttaccctcccacactcaaacttcatttttacccactccccacttatttttgcctgtttcccctccccaccgTGAATTTTGGAAGCTCCCTCGCcttgtggcgaaaaaaacttgccaatttcccctgccctggaaacaattcccctcaaaaagtttttcgccaagccctgtccccaggacaatcaaccgatatctgccctgccctacaaaaaaactaaaatttgctcccctaccacctaaaaacatgtcccctgccataacaaaattaaaatttcccctgccctcaaaaattgcgcctggaatagctttttcgatgaatagctccgttgggtGCACCTGCTAAATTTTGAAGTGGGAAATGCGTAGATAGGTCTAAATTTAGAAAcacaattttgaagtgagaagtcggaaaatttttgaagttagaagtcgtagtgaaattttgaagtgagaagtcgtagtgaaattttgaagtgagaagtcgtagtgaaattttgaagtgagaagtcctcgcgaaattttgaagtgagaagtcgtagtgaaattttgaagtgagaagtcgtagtgaaattttgaagtgagaagtcgtagtgaaattttgaagtgagaagtcgtagtgaaattttgaagtgagaagtcctcgcgaaattttgaagtgagaagtcctcgcgaaattttgaagtgagaagtcgtagtgaaatttagaagtgagaagtcgtagtgaaattttgaagtgagaagtcctcgcgaaattttgaagtgagaagtcgtagtgaaattttgaagtgagaagtcgtagtgaaattttgaagtgagaagtcctcgcgaaattttgaagtgagaagtcgtagtgaaattttgaagtgagaagtcgtagtgaaattttgaagtgagaagtcgtagcgaaattttgaagtgagaagtcctcgcgaaattttTGGAAGAGagaagtcgtagcgaaattttgaagtgagaagtcgtagcgaaattttgaagtgagaagtcggaatttttttgaagCGAGAAGTCGTAGGgacattttgaagtgagaagtcggacaTTTTTTGGAATTAGAAGTCCTCGCGAAACTTTGacgtgagaaaaaaataatactgtaGTGTAGGCGAGAAATACGTGCCAAAGCCTAAATCTACAAAGTTGAAGTGAGAAAACGTACCAGAGCCTATAAATTCAGAAACTTGATTTTGTTGTTAGATGTATGAACGTTTTAGTgtcatttattacaaaatacctaAACTAAAACTCATTTGTGATGTTTTTTATGCTTTTATGTTACCTTTTACAGGTAAAATATCTCGGTTGTAAATAGTCTTCAAACAGAAGGCCTAAGTTACAGCACTACAATTTCTAACAATATAAGAGCTCGTTCGAGTAAATGCCTGTCGACCTCTGTTGAGGAAATCTGCAGAAATCGAAGAAGTATTTACACAATTGATGTATGAGAGATTTCTGTGAGTGTCAATATTGCCTATCCACACATTCGCTCATAAATAGTGGGGGAATGTATTAATTATGGAGGAATCACCATCCTTGATCAGTTCGTTGATCATCTTATTTCATCGGTCGTGTGTTCAAACGTTTTCAATCGTACCTCGGTATTAGGTTCACGGCAGCTGCATTATTGCACACTTCAACTGACTTATGATAAAATCAATGGAAATCTTACCTGCTAAATCGCGAAACATACACGATCTCAGCCGTCTCGACCATGTGTCCTGACTGCCACGTTACAGGAATTGTGGGTCGTCAGCATTATGAAGTGAGAAGTTTGTTGGTGTCTAATTTTAGAAGCAAaactttgaagtgagaagtccccATTacacgaaattttgaagtgagaaatgtGTAGgagtttctaaatttagaaatgaaattttgaagtgagaagtcgcacgaaattttgaagtgagaaatgtGTAGGAATTTCTAAAtatagaaatgaaattttgaagtgagaagtcgcgTTGAAATATTGAAGTAGGAAGTACGATGGCCCTCAGCGGCTTTCGTAGTTCTCACACTCTGTTTTGTCGAGTGAGCGGAATATAGTTTCTTTTAACGAATACTCATTGGTCCTTTGCTGTCCCCATGTCCTAGCAGCGCCTTTTATTTAACGAATGGGCGGTCGCGTACTATAAAACCGGTTGTGCAGGCAGACGACACATTTCTATTCAaagtgagggggggggggggtgtgcaGTCCCCGTTGTGACTGATAAGTATGAAGATTGACCAAAGCACGATGGCATATGGTTATTTTGACTAATACATTAGCAAATTATAAATACTAAATTCTGTTAGAACAGTAAGAAGACAAGTTTCATCAGTATAAACTTGTTTGTTATAGCACTATGTATTATACATGATTAGATGTTGACTATGTGTGTCAAAGGGAAATAGTATAAATCCAAGAGAGTTATTGATGACATTAATGTTTTCTACGATAAAATACGATAACTGCAATTTTCAAGTATCTGAAGAGAGTgcggcgagtgtgagacaaataTTCCCCAACGAGAGGGTGAGACATTTATTCTCaacccttctctctctctctcatatgccCTCGCCCTCTTAATCGGCAAACTCTCGAAGACGCCCACATTATATGTACCCACCAAGTGACTCTcacagactaccatgtatagtgaatcaacatttcggtgaaaatccaaaatccaatatattgcacaaacatccacttctAACAACTATAGTCtaacaagtacattaatattaataatcacaCGTacataaattcaaaaatttacatactTTCGTATGGGAAAAATATGTGTTCAGTTTCTTCTTAGTAAATCAATATTTCGGGGAAATTGCGAcatccaatttcttgtacacacatgcacgttttacttcccacttcaagcaaagtacatacatttacatatattatgaaacatatataaatgtacagatatagcttgttttgcgggggaaaattgtcaataatttgcctgatacaCTCCCATGTATCATGATTTGATATGTTAGATGGatcactatatcagccacatcttgccttctttgAGTTGGGCATGATATGGTGACCCTCCACAAAtgtatgacccttcaaaacTGTTTGCATGATAAATTGCAACCCTCCCTCCCAAAAAGCCAGCCCTCCCCAAGTAatttctgtccctaacttacaaaagaatttacatattgttatgtaaattagctgatactggtTCAATTATTCCttgggagaatactgcagtgatcGGGGGAgagtcaagttttagaatgtcggacatgGGGGAGGTCACATTTTAAACATGAAGTTTGGGAGGGTCACGTTTTAAAGTGCAGGTGCGCTCGGAATTCCCCAAGccaaccccctgtaattactgaaagctccctatgtgtgtattatgtttggctgttgtATGCAAATAGTTGATTAATCTACGTTCTTGCGCAGACTACGAACTTGAGTAGAGAGACTACGGTATGCGATCCTTTattttgacgctacgtttccaATCagagttttaaattttttcatcAGTCGCTTTAAATTCATTTTTGGATTTAGAATCGTATGGAATGATTAATTGATTGTATTCGTTTTAGAACGTTAATCCGCTTAATTTTGTACAAGCAGGAAAACCAGAATGTCTGCGGTTCGGTCTGATTGTATTTCTGTATTCGAGCTGTTGTTGCTTTCGTGAAGtttaacatatatatgtgtatagcttataattattttcttctgtatgcgattattggttgctACTTGGAACAGATTTTGTACCGTTTTCGTCTTTTTCCAGTTCAATCTagtttctgtcagggcttgttTGATCCTCTGAGATCTGATGTATGGACTGTATGTTGTTGTAAAAATAAACTAGAATATTGCCCAttgtattgtaatttttgaatttttcctaCGATGTGATCTACTTCACTCTTTTTATACTGTCGGTCTTGCAATTtgtcactaaattgtgtgacgtTCTATGTGAAATCGGCTCCATTGTTGcatgttctaatgtatcgtagCGTTTCACCTTTAATAAAGCCCTTCAATTGCTGTTGGGTGGCATGAGTTTCTGTGTAAGAGcttgaatgtgtctgttggttttgtgtgtatgTTCTGATGTCTAAAATGTACTCTTTGTTGTATCGATGACCTTTATAGCACAcctctgtttgtttgtattaCCATGCTGACAGTGAAATATTTTGCACATGCTACCGTTTGCCTGTTCTTCATGTTGATAACCAGATCAAAGCTTGCTTGTAGAAAATTTTTCACCTTTTTATTGTTCTCGCTGCAGCTATCAATAATAATAcgtttagaatagttaacaatgaacaattttatatcacatttatgcaaagtgGGTAtgcatgtgaattatgcaaattagggagtTATGACCCCTACTTGGCAGCTtcatatcgtcaattttcttgaactAGAGATaacaagctttcaaatgatgtatgatgtggctgtgtgtAAGgtggtacattaagtgtgaaaaataagtgagtctgccgctcgcctataaggggggggggggggggtcaaagcCAAaattttgaccccatgttgagtgcgtagtaatcggactgctatcgcagtaatcggacgtcgtatttggaatttgagtaggggctaaatattgacaatttgaaacttcaaaaacCCCGATTtgcaatttcgatgtgtttagaaaattgtatataaatatttcatggtaattcgttacgtttaatccatggacgatcAACAATATTTCGACGCGTGTGGCGCTACCGtacatgggctgtctctgtgtgttgctttcggcaccttgtatcgtacggtctGGTTAACTTCGTCAAGTTTgaagcgcccgaaatagcttctagacctaaaaaaactatccaaaacgggacagcagcagcagaacctgacttaatatgcggtcacatgacttgtaaaatgCTATAAATACGAAGCGAAGTGAGtccaacgaacagcatgtcattccgaaaactg
This DNA window, taken from Ptychodera flava strain L36383 chromosome 4, AS_Pfla_20210202, whole genome shotgun sequence, encodes the following:
- the LOC139130935 gene encoding uncharacterized protein isoform X2, with product MAANIRTVELQQLLVALFETRRGEELFHVFPQEQVLDKETVSLMTDESLKAMGLKAGEIARLKVGVAKDEKKKKVVDLIEQIRLKNVKKGNARKFKGQRVTLPVAKKHIVRLTLDGYILKMVKLSSK